A single window of Acidimicrobiales bacterium DNA harbors:
- the ctaD gene encoding cytochrome c oxidase subunit 1, protein MAVTHIETVPEVVTPDGEDGHRHYRLPPAASTADGGPVGLIASNDHKATGRLFLVGSLIALVGTFVLQAALDVERVDQSRFGLFGVDTYFQFLSLHQVSAVLLGVLPLTVGVAMIVVPLQVGARTVAFPRAASLSFWGWLAGSVIVLASYAANGGPGGGDAEGVELFLAGLVLAVASLILALVCLATTVVALRAEGMTLERVPFFAWAVLCSAVGWLLTLPALAAIATLALVDLQQGRQLFDSQALWSALHWFFRQPQVLLLTVPVWGVLLDVAGGTSGARARLRWISQGAIALSAALSLGAFTLHLYGGIGEVSSGSLYDSWAFVVWGVLAPLPMIVLCGAGLDVLMRGSRRFTPPLAVASVSALAALSAAVLSAAVALEPLELAGTRVAEGVASLAVAATTAAALAGIAWWAPKITGRLLPAGGVVLLAALVVVGVIALGIDRVVSGVLDEPDTVAAVGATEGSFDGNMFGIAESMSDAVEGLAAVGAIGSMALALAVVLGGGATLAVSLTSGPAADANPWSAYTLEWLAPSPPPEGNFDQLPEIVSPEPALDERERHGGGEA, encoded by the coding sequence ATGGCCGTTACACACATCGAAACAGTTCCGGAGGTCGTGACGCCCGATGGCGAAGACGGCCATCGGCACTACCGGCTCCCGCCGGCGGCGTCCACAGCCGATGGGGGGCCGGTCGGCCTGATTGCATCCAACGATCACAAGGCGACGGGGCGTTTGTTCCTCGTCGGTTCGCTGATCGCGCTGGTCGGGACGTTCGTGCTGCAGGCCGCTCTCGACGTCGAGCGCGTGGATCAGTCGCGGTTCGGGTTGTTCGGTGTGGACACCTACTTCCAGTTCCTGTCGCTGCACCAGGTCTCCGCGGTTCTCTTGGGCGTCCTGCCTCTCACCGTCGGAGTCGCGATGATCGTGGTCCCTCTCCAGGTCGGCGCGCGAACCGTCGCATTCCCCCGAGCGGCTTCGCTCTCGTTCTGGGGCTGGTTGGCAGGGTCGGTGATAGTGCTGGCTTCTTATGCTGCCAACGGTGGGCCTGGCGGTGGTGACGCAGAGGGGGTCGAGCTCTTCTTGGCGGGTCTCGTGTTGGCCGTCGCATCCCTCATCCTCGCTCTCGTCTGTCTCGCCACTACGGTCGTGGCTCTCCGAGCAGAGGGCATGACGCTCGAGCGGGTTCCTTTCTTTGCCTGGGCGGTGCTCTGCTCGGCGGTCGGATGGTTGCTCACCCTCCCCGCCCTGGCCGCGATCGCGACGCTCGCCCTCGTGGACCTCCAGCAAGGCCGCCAGCTTTTCGACTCGCAAGCGCTCTGGAGTGCTCTCCACTGGTTCTTCCGTCAGCCGCAGGTGCTGCTCCTCACCGTGCCGGTGTGGGGGGTCCTGCTCGACGTGGCAGGGGGCACTTCTGGTGCCAGAGCCCGATTGCGTTGGATATCGCAGGGCGCGATCGCTTTGTCGGCGGCACTGTCTCTGGGCGCCTTCACGCTTCACCTATACGGCGGAATCGGTGAAGTCTCGAGCGGGAGCCTCTATGACAGCTGGGCCTTCGTGGTTTGGGGAGTTCTGGCGCCACTCCCGATGATCGTGCTCTGCGGGGCTGGGCTCGACGTTCTGATGAGGGGATCTCGCAGGTTCACTCCGCCCCTGGCAGTAGCCTCGGTGTCCGCTCTGGCAGCACTGTCGGCTGCCGTGCTCTCGGCAGCAGTGGCCCTGGAGCCGTTGGAGCTGGCGGGAACGAGGGTGGCCGAGGGTGTCGCTTCTCTCGCCGTCGCGGCTACGACGGCCGCGGCACTCGCCGGCATCGCTTGGTGGGCACCGAAGATCACCGGCCGCCTTCTACCTGCCGGTGGTGTCGTCCTGCTGGCCGCACTGGTGGTCGTGGGCGTGATAGCGCTCGGCATCGACCGTGTGGTGTCTGGGGTGTTGGACGAGCCGGACACGGTCGCGGCCGTCGGAGCCACGGAGGGTTCTTTTGACGGGAACATGTTCGGAATCGCCGAGTCCATGTCGGATGCCGTGGAAGGCCTGGCAGCGGTGGGGGCCATCGGGTCGATGGCACTCGCGCTGGCAGTCGTCCTGGGTGGAGGTGCGACACTTGCCGTCTCGCTGACGTCGGGCCCTGCTGCTGATGCGAACCCCTGGTCCGCATACACACTGGAATGGCTGGCGCCGTCCCCGCCACCGGAGGGCAACTTCGATCAGCTCCCCGAGATCGTCTCGCCGGAGCCTGCCTTGGATGAGCGGGAACGTCACGGTGGAGGTGAAGCGTGA
- a CDS encoding cytochrome c oxidase subunit 2, whose translation MVAGRVRGDAGKVRAQTVLVALGVVAVLAFVFAVVGTEWWAQDAPLDTFDPAGPAARTIMDLVTPVFVVAGLIFLLVEGLIVFIAWRFRDRSGEESEPSSGSSSLPRQTHGHNLLELGWTTIPFLILLGVAVGSVATIFRLEDREPDALRVKVVGQQWWWSYEYDLDGDGFSPDDENPEVVTANELVIPARRQVDLTITSADVIHSFWIPRLNGKKDAVPGRLTSLSLEADEPGRYRGQCTEFCGLSHSRMQMYVVALEEDDFRTWLEKQRDPNAPDERSMTPAQRRGLEVFQSNCTSCHRIAGVNGEDYKGAAQVSGTAPDLTHLMSRDSFAGSIFYLWEGIDSWSGVENYLTKEGLRLNRGALESWLRNPPGMKPMAPDPDRGSRFGRGMPNLGLSEQQIDDLVAYLTTLD comes from the coding sequence GTGGTCGCTGGACGCGTGCGAGGGGACGCGGGGAAGGTCCGTGCTCAGACGGTCCTCGTAGCCCTCGGTGTGGTGGCCGTGCTCGCATTCGTCTTCGCTGTGGTGGGAACCGAGTGGTGGGCTCAGGATGCGCCCTTGGACACTTTCGATCCTGCCGGCCCCGCGGCGCGGACCATCATGGATCTGGTGACGCCGGTCTTCGTCGTCGCCGGACTCATCTTCCTTTTGGTCGAGGGGCTGATCGTCTTCATCGCTTGGCGTTTTCGTGACAGATCGGGGGAGGAGAGCGAGCCGTCGTCCGGGTCATCCTCTCTGCCTCGGCAGACCCACGGCCACAATCTGTTGGAGCTCGGATGGACCACGATTCCGTTCCTGATCCTGCTGGGTGTGGCAGTGGGTTCTGTGGCGACCATCTTTCGGTTGGAAGATCGCGAACCCGACGCGCTGCGCGTGAAGGTGGTGGGACAGCAGTGGTGGTGGAGCTACGAGTACGACCTCGACGGAGACGGGTTCTCTCCCGATGATGAAAATCCCGAGGTCGTGACGGCGAACGAGCTCGTGATACCCGCCCGTCGGCAGGTGGATCTCACCATAACGTCGGCGGACGTGATCCATTCGTTCTGGATCCCGCGGCTCAACGGAAAGAAGGACGCGGTTCCCGGGAGACTGACGTCGCTGTCGCTCGAGGCCGACGAACCCGGTCGGTACCGGGGTCAGTGCACCGAGTTCTGTGGACTGTCGCACTCGAGGATGCAGATGTACGTCGTCGCGCTGGAAGAAGACGACTTCCGCACCTGGTTGGAGAAGCAGAGAGATCCAAATGCTCCCGATGAGAGGAGCATGACACCGGCGCAGAGGCGTGGGCTAGAAGTCTTCCAGAGCAATTGCACTTCCTGTCATCGCATCGCGGGCGTCAACGGAGAGGACTACAAGGGGGCCGCGCAGGTGTCTGGCACCGCTCCGGATCTGACACACCTGATGAGCCGGGATTCGTTCGCGGGATCGATCTTCTACCTGTGGGAGGGCATCGATTCTTGGAGCGGGGTCGAGAACTATCTGACGAAGGAAGGGCTGCGGCTCAACAGGGGCGCCCTGGAATCGTGGCTGCGGAATCCACCGGGGATGAAGCCGATGGCACCGGATCCAGATCGAGGGAGCCGATTCGGCCGTGGAATGCCGAACCTGGGCCTCAGCGAACAGCAGATAGACGATCTGGTCGCCTACCTGACTACCCTCGACTGA
- a CDS encoding cytochrome c oxidase subunit 1, whose translation MAVTERTTLELPAAIAEPEPLGVFARPRAKRGWRAWVTTVDHKKIGIMYGAASLFFFLIGGIEALIIRSQLAVPNNDLISADAYNQLFTMHAVTMVFLFVMPLAAAFANYLIPLQIGARDVAFPRLNALSFWIFLAGGIFLNTSWFLGGGADCGWFCYVPNSTVTFSPSHGVDFFAIGLLITGTASLVSAINLAVTVLNMRAPGMTLMRMPVFTWMAFITQMLLVFAMPVITVALILLFFDRRFGTNFFDVSEGADPLLWQHLFWIFGHPEVYIIILPAFGVISEIIPTFSRKPLFGYNFMVFAGAAIGFMGWGVWAHHMFASGMGPLSVAAFSVSTMFIAVPTGIKIFNWLATLWGGRIRFTVPMMYAVAAVAMFTIGGLSGVSHSIAPADTQQTDTYYIVAHFHYVIFGGAVLSLFGALYFWWPKAFGYRLSEKLGKWNFWLTLIGFNLTFGPMHVLGLQGMSRRTWTYDRGIGFDGWNLVATVGAFVLALGVLLFLVNVAVSTARRKSQPPVGHDPWDARSLEWMVASPPPEYNFDPIPHVRARDDFWYRKYGEDEFGRAVRIAATDDVVQPGGDRHVHLPAPSYWPLVIALGMPIIGYGLIFNLWLVVPGLLLVVAGMYGWSIEPPDEPEHTGPAHQEAADQPDGPGDSGGAGDESGAAEVSSASGEEAPVG comes from the coding sequence GTGGCCGTTACGGAGAGAACGACACTCGAGCTGCCTGCGGCGATCGCAGAACCAGAGCCGCTCGGCGTATTTGCCAGGCCGAGAGCCAAGCGGGGGTGGCGCGCCTGGGTGACCACCGTCGACCACAAGAAGATCGGCATCATGTACGGAGCTGCCTCGCTGTTCTTCTTCCTGATCGGAGGGATCGAGGCGCTCATCATCCGATCGCAGTTGGCCGTCCCGAACAACGACCTGATCTCTGCGGACGCATACAACCAGCTTTTCACGATGCACGCGGTGACGATGGTTTTCCTCTTCGTCATGCCGCTTGCAGCTGCCTTTGCGAACTATCTCATCCCGCTGCAGATCGGTGCGCGCGACGTGGCGTTTCCTCGGCTCAACGCACTCAGTTTCTGGATCTTCCTCGCGGGCGGGATATTCCTCAACACCAGCTGGTTTCTAGGCGGAGGTGCAGATTGTGGATGGTTCTGCTACGTACCTAACTCTACGGTCACGTTCTCCCCTAGCCATGGGGTGGATTTCTTTGCCATAGGACTACTCATCACGGGCACCGCGTCGCTCGTGAGCGCCATCAATCTCGCGGTGACCGTGTTGAACATGCGTGCTCCCGGCATGACGCTGATGCGGATGCCCGTCTTCACGTGGATGGCCTTCATCACGCAGATGTTGTTGGTGTTCGCCATGCCGGTGATCACGGTGGCTCTGATTCTCCTCTTCTTCGATCGACGCTTCGGTACCAACTTCTTCGACGTATCGGAAGGAGCTGATCCCCTTCTCTGGCAACACCTCTTCTGGATCTTCGGTCATCCCGAGGTCTACATCATCATTCTTCCGGCGTTCGGAGTGATCTCGGAGATCATTCCGACCTTCTCACGCAAGCCGCTCTTCGGATACAACTTCATGGTGTTCGCCGGTGCGGCCATCGGCTTCATGGGCTGGGGCGTGTGGGCGCACCACATGTTCGCCTCGGGAATGGGCCCTCTTTCCGTGGCTGCCTTCTCGGTGTCGACGATGTTCATCGCAGTCCCGACGGGAATCAAGATCTTCAACTGGTTGGCCACGTTGTGGGGAGGTCGGATCCGCTTCACGGTGCCGATGATGTACGCCGTCGCGGCAGTTGCGATGTTCACGATCGGTGGCCTTTCGGGTGTAAGCCATTCCATAGCCCCGGCAGACACGCAGCAGACCGATACGTACTACATCGTCGCGCACTTCCATTACGTCATCTTCGGTGGGGCGGTGCTGTCGTTGTTCGGAGCTCTTTACTTCTGGTGGCCGAAAGCATTCGGTTACAGGCTGTCCGAAAAACTCGGCAAGTGGAACTTCTGGCTCACGTTGATCGGCTTCAACCTGACCTTTGGACCGATGCACGTCTTGGGGCTTCAGGGCATGAGCCGCAGGACCTGGACCTACGACAGGGGCATAGGGTTCGACGGGTGGAACCTCGTGGCTACGGTCGGCGCGTTCGTGCTCGCCTTGGGCGTGCTCTTGTTCCTCGTGAACGTCGCGGTTTCCACTGCCCGGCGAAAGAGTCAGCCGCCGGTCGGTCACGATCCCTGGGATGCCAGGTCGCTGGAATGGATGGTCGCTTCTCCTCCACCCGAATACAACTTCGACCCCATTCCCCATGTGCGGGCGCGTGACGACTTCTGGTACCGAAAGTACGGGGAGGACGAGTTCGGTCGTGCGGTCCGGATCGCCGCAACCGACGACGTAGTGCAACCAGGAGGAGATCGTCACGTCCACCTCCCTGCTCCCTCGTACTGGCCTCTCGTCATCGCCCTCGGGATGCCGATCATCGGCTACGGGCTCATCTTCAACCTCTGGTTGGTGGTACCCGGGCTTCTACTGGTCGTGGCGGGAATGTACGGGTGGTCGATAGAGCCGCCCGACGAGCCCGAGCACACCGGGCCCGCACACCAAGAAGCCGCCGACCAGCCCGACGGCCCCGGTGATTCAGGGGGTGCGGGAGACGAGTCTGGGGCGGCCGAGGTTTCGTCAGCGTCGGGAGAGGAGGCTCCAGTTGGCTGA
- a CDS encoding cytochrome o ubiquinol oxidase subunit III produces MAETATATVSSQAALGHEAGHDPHATRTGISNTKLAMWLFLASDCLLFGALISTFLIYEGRLPAGEIGKEIFDIPFTSVSSFVLLMSSLTMVLAVAAAHRGDARNTRLWLAATATLGSVFIGGQIYEFTVFYREGLGFTTSIFSSAFYTLTGFHGAHVTGGIVMLVSLIVLSLRGKLPMEKAETVEIVGLYWHFVDVVWIVIFAVVYLVP; encoded by the coding sequence TTGGCTGAGACGGCAACGGCCACCGTTTCGTCGCAAGCCGCACTCGGTCACGAGGCGGGACACGACCCCCATGCGACCAGGACGGGCATATCCAACACGAAGTTGGCAATGTGGCTGTTCTTGGCTTCGGACTGTCTCCTCTTCGGCGCGTTGATATCGACCTTCCTGATCTACGAGGGAAGGCTTCCGGCCGGCGAAATCGGCAAGGAGATCTTCGACATTCCGTTCACCTCGGTGAGCTCGTTCGTGCTGCTGATGAGCTCTCTGACCATGGTGCTCGCTGTGGCAGCCGCCCACAGGGGCGATGCTCGCAACACCCGGCTCTGGCTGGCCGCTACCGCCACTCTCGGATCGGTCTTCATCGGCGGGCAGATATACGAGTTCACCGTCTTCTACCGAGAGGGGCTCGGTTTCACGACGAGCATCTTCTCGTCCGCCTTCTACACCCTCACCGGCTTCCACGGAGCGCACGTCACCGGCGGCATCGTGATGCTCGTGTCTCTCATCGTGCTCTCGCTGCGCGGGAAGCTGCCCATGGAGAAGGCGGAGACGGTGGAGATAGTCGGCCTCTACTGGCACTTCGTCGACGTCGTGTGGATCGTGATCTTCGCGGTCGTTTACCTCGTGCCCTGA
- a CDS encoding transport permease protein translates to MRPMLAHAAFEIRLSLRQGEQMLVSLVIPVAMFLFLSRVRVGGVGGPGSVDELTPRILTLAVMSNAFTSLSIATGFERSQLVLKRLGASPLGRVRLVGAKATAVLFVEAVQVAVLLLTAMALGWNATFSPWFLPALALGTYVFAALGLVFAGVLPALVNLAVTNAVYVLLVLFGGTVVPASDLPEPLARLAALLPPDALGRLLEEAVGTQVGGGSAAAWMVLGTWAVLATTIAAGTFRWE, encoded by the coding sequence GTGAGGCCGATGCTTGCTCACGCCGCGTTCGAGATTCGCCTGAGCCTGCGCCAGGGCGAGCAGATGCTCGTCTCGCTGGTGATACCGGTGGCGATGTTCCTCTTTCTCTCCCGGGTCCGAGTGGGAGGAGTGGGTGGACCAGGATCCGTCGACGAGTTGACACCGCGCATTCTCACGTTGGCAGTGATGTCCAATGCGTTCACCAGCCTCTCGATCGCAACAGGCTTCGAACGATCGCAGCTCGTGCTGAAGAGGCTGGGTGCGTCTCCGCTCGGACGCGTTCGACTCGTGGGGGCAAAGGCGACCGCCGTACTCTTCGTCGAGGCAGTTCAGGTGGCGGTGCTCCTGCTCACCGCCATGGCTCTGGGCTGGAATGCCACGTTCAGTCCGTGGTTCCTTCCTGCTCTCGCTCTGGGTACGTATGTGTTCGCGGCCCTCGGACTCGTATTCGCCGGCGTGCTGCCTGCGTTGGTCAACCTCGCGGTCACCAACGCGGTGTACGTCCTCTTGGTCCTGTTCGGCGGCACTGTGGTACCCGCCTCCGACTTGCCCGAACCGCTCGCGAGGCTGGCCGCTTTGCTGCCCCCCGATGCTCTGGGACGGCTCTTGGAGGAGGCCGTCGGCACGCAGGTCGGTGGAGGCTCAGCGGCCGCTTGGATGGTGCTCGGAACGTGGGCCGTCCTCGCCACGACCATCGCCGCCGGGACCTTCCGCTGGGAGTGA
- a CDS encoding putative ATP-binding protein ABC transporter: MEVESIVVTYGDFVAVDGVSFHVAPGEVVALIGPNGAGKTTTVETVEGFKRPRRGRVSVGGLDPWAEREAVHSVMGVMLQDGGFWPGARCSEVLRLFASYHTDPVDPEELLDVVGLTHKSSAAVRSLSRGERQRLSLAVALVGRPAALVLDEPTAGVDLAGRDAVRTIVRKQRDDGCAVLLTTHDLEDVEELADRLVVMSHGRVLREGSQDDLRRSGTQSITFSTDPGLDTEELGRLLGAPVEECAPGRYRSVGVGGAEAVRVVADWCIRNGAPLEELHSGHSGLREVLLDLLSHDESTVSHG; encoded by the coding sequence GTGGAAGTCGAATCGATCGTCGTCACGTACGGGGATTTCGTGGCAGTCGACGGGGTGAGCTTCCACGTGGCTCCCGGCGAGGTCGTCGCACTGATCGGACCCAACGGAGCCGGGAAGACGACGACCGTCGAAACGGTCGAGGGCTTCAAGCGCCCGCGTCGGGGGCGCGTATCGGTCGGGGGTCTCGACCCTTGGGCCGAACGGGAGGCGGTGCACTCGGTGATGGGTGTCATGCTCCAAGACGGGGGTTTCTGGCCCGGTGCACGTTGCTCGGAGGTGTTGCGCCTCTTCGCGTCCTATCACACCGACCCGGTCGACCCTGAGGAGCTCCTCGACGTCGTGGGCCTGACCCACAAGTCCTCGGCGGCCGTCAGGAGCTTGTCACGGGGCGAGCGACAACGACTGTCCCTCGCCGTCGCCCTCGTCGGAAGGCCCGCCGCTCTCGTTCTCGACGAGCCGACCGCCGGTGTCGACCTCGCGGGCCGAGATGCGGTGCGGACCATCGTGCGCAAGCAGCGCGACGACGGGTGCGCTGTGTTGTTGACGACCCACGACCTCGAAGACGTCGAAGAGCTGGCGGACAGGTTGGTGGTCATGTCCCATGGTCGCGTCCTCAGGGAGGGCTCGCAGGACGACTTGAGACGCTCCGGCACCCAGAGCATCACATTCAGCACCGACCCCGGTCTGGACACGGAAGAGCTGGGCCGACTTCTCGGCGCGCCGGTGGAAGAATGCGCCCCGGGGAGATACAGATCGGTGGGTGTGGGCGGGGCAGAGGCCGTGAGAGTCGTTGCCGACTGGTGCATCCGAAACGGTGCTCCCCTCGAAGAGTTGCATTCGGGACATTCGGGGCTGCGCGAGGTGCTGTTGGATCTGTTGAGCCATGACGAGTCGACGGTGAGCCATGGGTGA
- the serS gene encoding serine--tRNA ligase → MLDPKQVRDRFDEVAAALARRGEATDSLQRVCELEERRRRVVAERDELRSRVKALSRLVAEAMSKADHARVEELREESKQLGDRERELSREVDGLEGTLREHLLRIPNLPSPEAPDGEGPEDNVVVRTVGWDPHGLEDHQRVPHWEIGERLGILDMARASKLAGSMWSMFRREGAQLARALCQLCLDRNRDLYEEIRPPTMVRTEVMVGTGHLPKFADEAYHIERDDLWAIPTAEVPLTSLYSGEILDESELPLRLMALTACFRREAGAAGRDTRGLLRVHEFDKVELLAYATPSQAPEIHREILSRAEALIADLGLAYRVVDLCAGDLGASAARTFDVEVYAPGVDRWLECSSVSWFTDYQARRANLRYRTQGGGTAFVHTLNGSGLAVPRVWAALVETYHQPDGTVRIPDLLVPYMGGLERIEGKA, encoded by the coding sequence GTGCTCGATCCGAAGCAGGTCCGTGACCGATTCGACGAGGTCGCCGCGGCGCTGGCGAGGCGAGGAGAAGCCACCGATTCTCTCCAGAGAGTTTGCGAACTCGAGGAGCGCAGGCGACGGGTGGTCGCGGAGCGAGACGAGCTGCGCTCGAGGGTGAAGGCCCTTTCGCGGCTCGTGGCCGAGGCGATGTCCAAGGCCGACCACGCTCGGGTGGAGGAGCTCCGCGAGGAGAGCAAGCAACTCGGCGATCGCGAGCGCGAGCTGTCTCGTGAGGTCGACGGTCTCGAGGGGACCTTGCGGGAACACCTGTTGCGCATCCCGAACCTGCCGTCTCCAGAGGCTCCCGACGGCGAGGGACCGGAAGACAACGTGGTGGTGCGCACCGTCGGTTGGGATCCGCACGGTCTCGAGGACCATCAGCGAGTCCCTCACTGGGAGATAGGAGAGCGGCTCGGGATCCTCGACATGGCACGGGCTTCGAAGCTCGCCGGGTCGATGTGGTCGATGTTCCGTCGGGAAGGAGCCCAGCTGGCGAGAGCGCTCTGCCAGTTGTGCCTGGACCGCAACCGCGACCTGTACGAGGAAATCCGGCCGCCCACCATGGTGCGGACCGAGGTCATGGTGGGGACCGGACATCTCCCGAAGTTCGCCGACGAGGCGTATCACATCGAGCGGGACGACTTGTGGGCGATTCCTACGGCGGAGGTGCCGCTCACGTCGTTGTATTCCGGTGAGATCCTCGACGAGAGCGAGCTGCCGCTGCGGCTTATGGCACTAACTGCATGCTTTCGTCGTGAGGCAGGGGCCGCAGGTCGGGACACCCGCGGCCTGTTGCGTGTGCACGAGTTCGACAAAGTCGAGCTTCTCGCTTACGCGACGCCTTCACAGGCGCCAGAGATCCACAGGGAGATTCTCTCCCGTGCAGAGGCCCTCATAGCCGATCTGGGCTTGGCCTACAGGGTCGTCGACCTCTGTGCGGGGGACCTGGGTGCTTCGGCCGCGAGGACATTCGACGTGGAGGTGTACGCGCCGGGCGTGGACCGCTGGCTGGAGTGCTCTTCGGTTTCGTGGTTCACCGACTACCAGGCCCGGCGGGCCAACCTCCGCTATCGCACGCAAGGAGGAGGTACGGCCTTCGTCCACACCCTGAACGGCTCGGGCCTGGCGGTGCCGCGCGTGTGGGCCGCTCTGGTCGAGACCTACCACCAGCCCGACGGGACGGTCCGGATACCCGACTTGCTCGTGCCCTACATGGGCGGTTTGGAGCGCATAGAAGGGAAGGCCTGA
- the crcB gene encoding putative fluoride ion transporter CrcB → MIAAPLFLLAAGIGALTRAVTATALNDPRSVPWGTLSVNVIGCGVAGAASALSGPVATVLVTGGLGALTTFSTFVLEVIRLWRSGRRLSSVTYALATPIVCFAAAWASRTLVT, encoded by the coding sequence ATGATCGCGGCCCCGCTCTTCCTGCTGGCGGCCGGGATAGGTGCCCTCACACGCGCCGTGACGGCGACGGCGCTCAACGATCCCCGCTCCGTGCCATGGGGGACCTTGTCGGTGAACGTCATCGGATGCGGCGTAGCCGGAGCCGCGAGTGCCCTTTCGGGGCCTGTCGCCACCGTCCTGGTCACCGGTGGGCTGGGCGCTCTCACGACCTTTTCGACGTTCGTGCTCGAAGTGATCCGGCTCTGGAGATCCGGGCGGCGACTCTCTTCCGTCACGTACGCCCTCGCCACGCCTATCGTCTGCTTCGCGGCTGCCTGGGCCTCGAGGACGCTCGTCACCTGA
- the crcB gene encoding putative fluoride ion transporter CrcB, with the protein MTARRGPTEVAAIAVGGMLGASLRWLLTVLLPQSGPLHWGTPVANVTGSGLLAGVVVHLRRKHGVNPPLSDLLEVGLCGGLTTFSTFAIEIVRLLETRHVTTALVYSIATFAACLASAGSVAFVMLRTDAPTR; encoded by the coding sequence GTGACCGCCCGTCGGGGGCCTACAGAAGTAGCCGCCATCGCAGTGGGGGGGATGCTGGGTGCTTCACTGAGGTGGCTTCTCACGGTCCTTCTCCCCCAGAGTGGTCCTCTCCACTGGGGGACGCCCGTGGCGAACGTGACCGGAAGTGGCCTCCTCGCCGGTGTCGTCGTGCACTTAAGGCGCAAACATGGCGTGAACCCACCCCTGTCAGACCTCTTGGAGGTCGGCCTGTGCGGGGGTCTGACGACATTCTCGACCTTCGCCATCGAGATCGTCAGGCTCCTCGAGACCAGACACGTGACCACGGCCCTCGTCTATTCGATCGCCACTTTCGCCGCGTGCTTGGCGTCTGCTGGCTCGGTGGCCTTTGTCATGCTGCGGACGGACGCTCCTACGAGATGA
- a CDS encoding cytochrome C biogenesis protein CcdA: protein MIDAPLALALAMGMVAVVNPCGFAMLPAYLSFFLGLEGESRASTSLSGAVAVAASVTAGFLLVFATVGTLIETFSLTVQDRLPWFTILIGTGLVALGLAQLRGFDITRWLPKLSVGGDRRSVLSMMAFGASYATASLSCTIGPFLAVTSATFTDANVLSGIATFVVYGLGMGLTLAFLTVAVAGARDGAITKMKRASRYVRKFSNTLVIAAGAYLVYFGIYELLVFGSGRDVGGPAGWIFQLNSTLTNWVRRTGAPTLAGTFLVVLATILFVSRRTAPRPMSRHDTESDSPTPKPGHGSHGEPTGSEASGPASGAVNPPSRAAKVTQLGE from the coding sequence GTGATCGACGCGCCACTCGCCTTGGCCCTCGCGATGGGAATGGTCGCCGTGGTGAACCCGTGCGGGTTCGCCATGCTCCCGGCGTACCTCTCGTTCTTCCTCGGCCTCGAAGGTGAATCGCGAGCCTCGACTTCTCTGAGCGGTGCCGTCGCCGTGGCGGCATCAGTCACCGCTGGCTTCCTCCTGGTGTTCGCCACGGTGGGGACCCTGATCGAGACGTTCTCGCTCACGGTCCAGGATCGTCTGCCCTGGTTCACGATCCTGATCGGAACCGGCCTCGTCGCGCTCGGCTTGGCGCAGTTGCGGGGTTTCGACATCACCCGGTGGTTGCCCAAACTGTCGGTCGGGGGCGACAGGCGTTCCGTGCTCTCGATGATGGCTTTCGGCGCCTCGTACGCCACCGCCTCTCTCTCATGCACGATCGGACCGTTCCTCGCCGTAACGTCGGCCACTTTCACGGACGCCAACGTGCTCTCGGGAATCGCGACGTTCGTCGTATACGGCCTGGGAATGGGTCTCACGCTCGCGTTCCTGACGGTCGCGGTGGCGGGAGCCAGGGACGGTGCGATCACGAAGATGAAGCGCGCCAGCCGGTATGTGCGCAAGTTCTCCAACACCTTGGTGATCGCAGCGGGTGCTTACCTGGTCTATTTCGGAATCTACGAGCTCCTCGTCTTCGGCTCCGGCCGGGACGTCGGGGGTCCGGCTGGATGGATATTCCAACTGAACTCCACGCTGACCAACTGGGTCCGCCGTACCGGGGCACCAACCCTTGCGGGAACGTTCCTCGTCGTCCTGGCAACCATTCTCTTCGTCTCACGTCGAACGGCTCCTCGCCCTATGAGTCGCCATGACACCGAGTCCGACTCGCCGACTCCCAAACCCGGACACGGAAGCCACGGTGAGCCGACCGGGTCGGAAGCATCTGGTCCCGCGTCCGGTGCTGTGAATCCCCCGTCCCGTGCTGCGAAGGTGACCCAACTCGGCGAGTGA